From a single Brassica napus cultivar Da-Ae chromosome C9, Da-Ae, whole genome shotgun sequence genomic region:
- the LOC106375657 gene encoding protein FRIGIDA yields MAFRNDSLIPARDPSTRENKPSSPTIQRGTVPTNTEITIEQSNHPQFLKSIDDLTAFAAAMDAFKRHYDDLQNHMDYIKNAIGSSLKFKGIIAESPSSRSQSPRNDASGETATAVAATQSPPKETSETVPEISDKVERLCELMCSKGLRRYMYSNISDRAKLIEELPAALKLAKEPAKFVLECIGKFFLQGRKAYASDSHMIPARQVSLLILECYLLMLDPSEEKKPIDGSIKDEAEAAAVAWKKRMMNEGRLAAAEAMDARGLLLLIACFGIPSSFKSMDLFDLVRKSGTAEIAAALKRSPFLVPMMSGIVDLSIKRGKHIEALGMIYTFGIEDRFSASSLLTSFLRMSKESFERAKQKAQAPIAFKEANQKFLAALLSVMKCLEAHNLDPEKEVQGWQIKEQMIKLEKDILQLDKQMQGEARSISLMEETALTKRLYNQQMKRPRLSDMEMPPAASSSYSSTYPARSFPSHRDDEISALVSSYLEPSPGFPHRSSLRSSPEYLAPPSGLGRSVPAYEHLPPTSYLPLPRRHSPVHGQRLPGEYSPPIHGQEQISYGRLQRVYRHSPSVERYLALPNHRSPRNS; encoded by the exons ATGGCCTTCCGTAATGATTCTCTGATCCCTGCCCGTGATCCATCCACGAGGGAGAATAAACCATCATCGCCGACCATACAACGGGGAACCGTGCCTACAAACACGGAAATCACGATCGAACAATCTAACCATCCGCAATTTTTGAAATCGATCGACGATTTAACTGCGTTTGCAGCTGCGATGGACGCCTTCAAACGCCACTACGACGACTTGCAAAACCACATGGATTACATCAAGAACGCCATTGGCTCCAGTCTCAAATTCAAAGGCATCATCGCCGAGTCTCCCTCCTCCCGATCGCAGTCTCCACGGAACGATGCTTCCGGAGAAACAGCCACCGCGGTTGCCGCCACACAATCGCCGCCAAAGGAGACTTCTGAGACAGTACCGGAGATTTCGGATAAGGTGGAGCGATTGTGCGAGTTGATGTGCAGCAAAGGCCTGCGTAGATACATGTACTCGAATATCTCTGACCGAGCTAAGCTGATTGAAGAGCTTCCTGCAGCTCTGAAGCTAGCCAAGGAGCCAGCTAAGTTCGTGTTGGAATGCATTGGCAAGTTTTTCTTACAAGGGCGCAAAGCTTATGCGAGTGATTCCCATATGATCCCTGCGAGGCAGGTTTCGCTTCTTATTCTCGAGTGTTATCTTCTAATGCTTGATCCTAGCGAAGAGAAGAAGCCCATTGATGGTTCTATCAAGGATGAAGCCGAGGCGGCTGCTGTTGCGTGGAAGAAAAGGATGATGAACGAAGGTAGGTTAGCTGCGGCAGAGGCAATGGACGCAAGGGGTTTGCTTCTGCTAATTGCTTGTTTTGGGATTCCTTCGAGCTTTAAGAGTATGGATTTGTTTGATCTGGTACGGAAGAGTGGTACTGCTGAGATTGCTGCTGCTCTAAAACGGTCACCTTTCCTTGTCCCTATGATGTCAG GTATAGTTGATTTAAGTATCAAGCGTGGAAAGCATATTGAAGCACTTGGGATGATTTATACCTTTGGGATAGAGGATAGGTTTTCGGCTTCTTCGCTTCTAACTTCATTCCTAAGGATGAGCAAGGAGTCATTTGAGAGGGCAAAACAGAAAGCTCAAGCACCGATAGCATTT AAAGAGGCCAACCAAAAGTTTTTAGCTGCCTTGTTATCAGTGATGAAGTGTTTGGAGGCTCACAACTTAGACCCAGAGAAAGAAGTACAAGGATGGCAGATCAAAGAGCAAATgattaagttggagaaagacaTTCTTCAACTCGACAAACAGATGCAAGGGGAAGCAAGATCCATCAGTTTAATGGAGGAAACAGCATTGACGAAGAGATTGTATAACCAACAGATGAAACGTCCAAGGTTGTCAGACATGGAAATGCCACCAGCAGCTTCCTCATCTTATTCTTCTACCTACCCTGCCCGAAGCTTCCCTAGTCACAGAGACGATGAAATATCAGCTCTTGTCAGTAGTTACCTCGAGCCTTCACCAGGTTTTCCTCATCGGTCAAGTCTCAGGAGTTCCCCTGAATATTTAGCTCCACCTAGTGGTTTAGGAAGAAGTGTACCTGCATATGAGCATCTGCCTCCAACTTCTTACCTTCCCCTTCCAAGACGGCACTCTCCGGTTCACGGACAGAGACTTCCTGGAGAGTACTCTCCTCCTATTCATGGGCAAGAACAAATATCATATGGTCGTCTACAAAGGGTTTACAGACATTCACCATCTGTAGAAAGATACTTGGCTTTGCCCAATCACAGGTCTCCTCGTAACTCATAA